One genomic window of Ilyobacter polytropus DSM 2926 includes the following:
- a CDS encoding valine--tRNA ligase: MDELSKIYSPKEIEDKWYQDWENNGYFSATMDEEKPNYSIVIPPPNVTGILHMGHVLNNTIQDTIIRFKRMSGYNTLWQPGTDHAGIATQNKVERKLAEQGLKKEDLGREKFLEKVWEWKDEHGGLITNQLRKLGASLDWERERFTMDEGLSDSVKEIFVKLYNDDLIYQGEYMVNWCPRCGTALADDEVDHEEKKGSLWHIKYPIKDSDENFVIATTRPETMLGDTGVAVNPDDERYKHLIGKTVILPLVGREIPIFADEYVDMEFGTGVVKMTPAHDPNDFEIGKKHDLEIINIMTEDGKINELGEKYQGLDRFEARKAIIEDLKTKGILVKTEEHIHKVGGCYRCDTVVEPRVSKQWFVKMKPLAEKALEVVRNGQVKIVPKRWEKVYYNWLENIRDWCISRQIWWGHRIPAYYGPDNHMFVARNPEEAAQQAEAHYGEKVNLTQETDVLDTWFSSALWPFSTLGWPDKTKELEMFYPTATLVTGADILFFWVARMIMMGLYEMEEIPFETVYLHGIVRDENGKKMSKSLGNSPDPLKLIDEYGADAIRFTMLYNTSQGQDVHFSEKLIEMGRNFANKTWNVSRFVLMNLEGFDIKSVGKNELKLELVDKWIFSKFNKTAKDVAAKLDKNTLDEAAKSVYEFLRGDFCDWYVEMAKVRLYNAEDEVSKKTAQYVLWTILESSLRLLHPFMPFLTEEIWQKLGAEGKTIMLESFPLCQEELVDEDAEKAFEYIQTVISSVRNIRAEIGISPAKPVNMIVRTSDALELKALQDNRGFLLNLAKLETLEVGENLEKPKQAGFRVAKNSELYVPLTGLLDSEAEIKKINVQMEKIQKDLDKVTAKLSNEKFTSKAPAQIIEREKRIQKEYQDKIDKLQENLKNFL, from the coding sequence ATGGACGAGCTAAGTAAAATTTATTCTCCTAAGGAGATTGAGGATAAGTGGTATCAAGATTGGGAAAATAACGGATATTTTTCTGCCACAATGGATGAGGAAAAGCCAAATTATTCAATTGTAATCCCTCCGCCTAATGTAACAGGAATATTACATATGGGACACGTACTAAATAACACTATTCAGGATACAATTATCAGATTTAAAAGAATGAGTGGTTATAATACTCTTTGGCAGCCTGGAACAGACCATGCCGGGATTGCCACACAAAATAAAGTAGAAAGAAAACTAGCTGAACAGGGTCTTAAAAAAGAGGACCTGGGAAGAGAGAAATTTTTAGAAAAAGTCTGGGAATGGAAAGATGAGCACGGAGGACTTATAACAAATCAACTTAGAAAATTAGGAGCGTCACTTGACTGGGAAAGAGAAAGATTTACCATGGATGAGGGACTTTCAGATTCTGTAAAAGAGATATTTGTAAAGCTATATAATGACGACCTGATTTATCAAGGTGAGTACATGGTTAACTGGTGTCCTCGTTGTGGTACTGCTTTAGCTGATGATGAAGTGGATCATGAAGAGAAAAAGGGAAGTCTATGGCATATAAAATATCCAATTAAAGATTCAGATGAAAATTTTGTCATAGCAACTACAAGACCTGAAACAATGCTAGGAGATACAGGAGTAGCAGTAAATCCAGATGATGAAAGATATAAACATCTAATAGGGAAAACAGTAATTCTTCCGTTAGTTGGAAGAGAAATACCTATTTTTGCCGATGAATATGTGGATATGGAGTTTGGAACAGGTGTGGTAAAAATGACTCCGGCACATGATCCTAATGATTTTGAAATTGGAAAAAAGCATGACCTTGAAATCATAAATATTATGACAGAGGATGGAAAAATCAATGAGCTAGGAGAAAAATATCAGGGGCTCGATCGGTTTGAGGCAAGAAAAGCAATAATAGAGGACTTGAAAACTAAAGGTATACTTGTAAAAACAGAGGAACATATTCATAAAGTGGGAGGATGCTACAGATGTGACACAGTAGTTGAGCCTAGAGTATCTAAGCAATGGTTTGTTAAAATGAAGCCCCTTGCTGAAAAAGCGCTGGAAGTAGTTAGAAATGGACAGGTAAAAATAGTTCCTAAAAGATGGGAAAAAGTTTATTATAATTGGCTAGAAAATATAAGAGACTGGTGTATATCAAGACAGATATGGTGGGGGCACAGAATACCTGCTTATTACGGTCCTGACAACCATATGTTTGTAGCTAGAAATCCAGAAGAAGCTGCACAACAGGCAGAAGCACACTATGGGGAAAAAGTGAACCTGACACAGGAAACTGATGTGCTTGATACTTGGTTTTCATCTGCCCTATGGCCTTTCTCTACTCTTGGATGGCCAGACAAGACTAAAGAATTGGAGATGTTTTATCCTACTGCCACTCTCGTAACAGGGGCAGATATACTTTTCTTCTGGGTAGCCAGAATGATAATGATGGGTCTTTATGAAATGGAAGAGATTCCGTTTGAGACTGTCTATCTTCATGGAATTGTAAGAGATGAAAATGGTAAAAAAATGTCTAAATCCCTAGGTAACTCACCTGATCCACTGAAATTGATAGATGAATACGGTGCAGATGCCATAAGATTTACAATGCTATACAATACATCTCAGGGACAGGATGTACATTTTTCTGAAAAACTAATTGAGATGGGTAGAAATTTTGCCAATAAAACTTGGAATGTGTCAAGATTCGTACTTATGAATCTTGAAGGTTTCGATATAAAATCAGTGGGAAAAAATGAACTGAAGCTTGAATTGGTAGACAAATGGATATTCTCAAAATTCAACAAAACTGCAAAGGATGTGGCTGCAAAATTAGATAAAAACACTCTAGATGAAGCTGCTAAGTCTGTGTATGAATTCTTGAGAGGGGATTTCTGTGACTGGTATGTAGAGATGGCTAAGGTGAGACTTTACAATGCAGAAGATGAAGTTTCAAAAAAGACAGCCCAATATGTACTGTGGACAATTTTAGAATCTTCTCTTAGACTGCTTCATCCTTTCATGCCTTTCTTAACAGAAGAGATATGGCAAAAGCTAGGAGCAGAGGGAAAAACTATAATGCTTGAAAGTTTCCCGCTATGCCAAGAGGAACTTGTAGATGAAGATGCCGAAAAAGCCTTTGAATATATTCAGACAGTGATATCTTCTGTAAGAAACATCAGGGCTGAAATAGGTATATCACCTGCTAAGCCGGTAAACATGATAGTGAGGACTTCTGATGCACTTGAATTAAAAGCCCTTCAAGATAATAGAGGCTTCCTTTTAAATCTGGCTAAACTTGAGACTCTAGAAGTTGGTGAAAATCTTGAGAAACCTAAACAAGCTGGATTCAGAGTTGCAAAAAATTCTGAATTATATGTTCCTTTGACAGGTCTTTTAGATTCTGAAGCAGAGATAAAAAAAATAAATGTGCAGATGGAAAAAATACAAAAAGACCTTGATAAAGTTACAGCAAAACTTTCGAATGAAAAGTTTACATCTAAGGCTCCTGCTCAGATAATTGAAAGAGAAAAAAGAATTCAAAAAGAATATCAGGATAAAATAGATAAACTTCAAGAAAACTTAAAAAACTTTTTATAA
- a CDS encoding LysR family transcriptional regulator → MDLHYLRIFYEVAKERSFTKAANKLYINQSAVSIQVKKFEELLNTKLFDRSSKKIKLTYSGEVLYKMAEEIFQKVKRAEKEMTRIIELDKAKISIGSTSTVGEPLIPKLMKAFSKVHSEIEYDIIFSDKQRLLKSLKEGELDVIIIDEEHITDSNLEVIEVDKFPYVLVSKEDYRDIEDVIDTPLISRKTIPNNNEAIAALENKYKISFDNQISVMGSLETIKGMVREGVGNVILPYYSVYKEVEAGEFKIIEKIEEVEDAYQIVITKDKRTLLEIIKFINFTQNFKII, encoded by the coding sequence TTGGATTTACACTATCTAAGAATATTTTATGAAGTTGCAAAGGAAAGAAGTTTTACTAAAGCAGCAAATAAATTGTATATAAATCAATCTGCAGTGTCTATTCAGGTTAAAAAATTTGAGGAACTTTTAAATACAAAACTATTTGACAGAAGTTCTAAAAAAATAAAACTGACGTATTCTGGAGAAGTTCTTTATAAAATGGCTGAAGAGATATTTCAGAAGGTAAAGAGAGCCGAAAAAGAGATGACTAGGATAATAGAACTAGACAAGGCGAAGATATCAATAGGATCAACATCTACAGTAGGAGAACCACTTATTCCTAAATTGATGAAAGCTTTTTCTAAGGTGCACTCTGAGATAGAATATGATATAATCTTTTCTGATAAGCAGAGACTTCTCAAGAGTTTGAAAGAGGGAGAGCTTGATGTTATCATAATAGATGAAGAACACATAACAGACTCAAACCTAGAAGTAATAGAAGTGGATAAATTTCCTTATGTACTTGTAAGTAAAGAAGACTACAGGGATATAGAGGATGTCATAGATACTCCGCTTATATCAAGAAAAACTATACCTAACAATAATGAAGCCATAGCTGCACTTGAAAATAAATATAAAATCTCTTTTGATAATCAGATTTCAGTTATGGGAAGTCTAGAAACAATAAAAGGTATGGTAAGAGAGGGAGTAGGAAACGTAATACTTCCGTATTATTCAGTTTATAAAGAGGTAGAAGCTGGAGAGTTTAAGATAATAGAAAAAATAGAAGAGGTTGAAGACGCTTATCAGATAGTTATAACTAAGGATAAGAGAACACTTCTTGAAATAATTAAATTTATAAACTTCACCCAAAATTTTAAAATTATATAG
- the gmhA gene encoding D-sedoheptulose 7-phosphate isomerase: MQLIDSYIKTYNLLETFIKEEKISNTTEKVAMCLARVFENGNKALICGNGGSNCDALHFAEEFTGRFRSDRKALPAIAISDSSHITCVGNDYGFDYIFSRGVEAYGKEGDFFIGISTSGNSANVIKAVEAAKKAGLKTCLLLGKDGGKLKGMCDYEFIIPGETSDRIQEIHMMILHIIIEGVEKIMFPENYK; the protein is encoded by the coding sequence ATGCAACTTATTGATTCATATATAAAAACTTACAATTTATTGGAAACTTTTATAAAGGAAGAGAAAATATCTAATACAACTGAAAAAGTTGCCATGTGTCTTGCTCGTGTTTTTGAAAACGGAAATAAGGCTCTCATCTGCGGAAACGGAGGGAGTAACTGTGATGCTCTTCACTTTGCAGAGGAGTTTACAGGGAGATTCAGAAGTGACAGAAAAGCCCTTCCTGCTATAGCCATATCCGATTCATCTCATATAACATGTGTGGGAAATGATTATGGATTTGACTATATTTTTTCTAGAGGTGTAGAGGCCTATGGAAAAGAGGGAGATTTCTTTATCGGAATATCAACAAGCGGAAACTCTGCAAATGTAATAAAAGCTGTGGAAGCTGCTAAAAAAGCAGGTTTAAAAACATGCCTTCTTTTGGGAAAAGACGGAGGAAAGCTAAAGGGAATGTGTGACTACGAGTTCATAATTCCTGGAGAAACCTCAGACAGAATACAGGAGATTCATATGATGATTCTTCATATTATTATAGAAGGTGTAGAAAAAATAATGTTTCCTGAAAACTATAAATAA
- a CDS encoding SoxR reducing system RseC family protein yields the protein MINKGIIEKINNDNIKVHLYRDSACAHCSGCSSSTKMGSTFSFKCKEKLSIGDIVTFEIEDSSLLNIAALVYLMPIIFMMAGYFLGQKLGFTEGQGVFMSFLFLAVSFGLIYFFDKQRGEKLIDQKIKVISIDKPDQENDISSCSLDK from the coding sequence ATGATAAACAAAGGGATTATAGAAAAAATAAACAACGACAATATAAAGGTTCACTTATATCGGGACAGTGCCTGTGCCCACTGTTCAGGATGCAGTTCTAGTACCAAGATGGGCTCGACTTTTTCTTTTAAATGCAAGGAAAAACTTAGTATAGGTGATATTGTTACCTTTGAAATAGAGGATTCATCTCTGCTAAATATTGCAGCATTGGTTTATCTGATGCCTATTATTTTTATGATGGCAGGATACTTTTTAGGTCAGAAATTAGGCTTTACTGAAGGACAGGGAGTTTTTATGAGCTTTTTATTTTTAGCTGTCTCATTTGGACTTATATACTTTTTTGACAAGCAACGAGGGGAAAAACTTATAGACCAAAAGATAAAAGTAATTAGTATAGATAAACCAGACCAAGAAAATGATATCAGCAGCTGTTCACTAGATAAATAA
- a CDS encoding Maf family protein yields MILASKSPRRKEILEGFGIELEILTSSIEETSDKDGLLEQIMDISRKKSLDISEKRKKSYVVSADTVVVLEGKILGKPKDEDEAFYMLNSLSGKQHKVLTAYTLMNSEKKIDFTSYDTTEVFFKELSEEEIRWYISTGEPMDKAGAYGIQGKGSVLVKKIEGDFFNVMGFPISKFYDDLKDLDLSIDELNKTIEVEEC; encoded by the coding sequence ATGATATTGGCATCTAAATCACCGAGAAGGAAAGAGATATTGGAAGGATTTGGCATAGAGCTAGAGATCCTGACTTCAAGTATAGAAGAAACAAGTGATAAAGACGGACTTTTAGAGCAGATAATGGATATTTCTAGAAAAAAATCTCTGGATATTTCCGAAAAAAGAAAAAAAAGTTATGTGGTATCAGCAGATACTGTCGTTGTATTAGAGGGTAAGATACTAGGGAAGCCAAAAGACGAGGACGAGGCCTTTTATATGCTAAACTCTCTGTCTGGAAAACAGCACAAGGTTCTCACCGCCTATACTTTAATGAACTCTGAGAAAAAAATAGATTTCACAAGTTATGATACTACAGAAGTTTTTTTTAAAGAACTTTCAGAAGAGGAAATAAGATGGTATATATCAACTGGTGAACCTATGGACAAGGCCGGTGCTTATGGTATACAGGGAAAGGGATCAGTACTGGTAAAAAAAATAGAGGGTGATTTTTTTAATGTAATGGGATTCCCTATAAGCAAGTTTTACGATGACCTTAAAGATCTAGATTTAAGCATAGATGAACTAAATAAAACTATAGAGGTGGAAGAATGTTAA
- a CDS encoding rod shape-determining protein, protein MLKAINKALGMFSEDLGIDLGTANTLVCVKNKGVVLNEPSVVAVNNKTKEIYAVGDKAKRMIGRTPAVIDAIRPLKNGVIADYEVTEKMLREFYKRVHKRKFLANPRVVICVPAGVTQVEKRAVIDVTREAGAREAYLIEEPMAAAIGAGLNIFEPDGNFIIDIGGGTTEIAVISLGGIVKTSSLRVAGDKFDTAIVQYVRQKHNLLIGDKTAEEIKVNVGSAIDLEEELTIEISGRNVLNGLPKNVSINSSEIKEALDEMMHQIIEEIKVILEKTPPELSSDIKRKGIVLVGGGALIRGIDKKISDALQLSVQITEFPLNAVVMGIEELLKNFEKYREVIISPETDY, encoded by the coding sequence ATGTTAAAAGCAATAAACAAAGCACTTGGGATGTTTTCAGAAGATTTAGGTATAGATTTAGGTACTGCAAATACTCTGGTTTGTGTAAAAAATAAAGGTGTTGTTTTAAACGAACCCTCTGTAGTTGCTGTAAATAATAAAACAAAAGAAATATACGCAGTGGGAGATAAAGCCAAGAGAATGATCGGTCGTACTCCTGCAGTGATAGATGCCATAAGGCCCCTTAAAAACGGAGTTATTGCTGACTATGAAGTGACTGAGAAAATGCTTCGTGAATTTTATAAAAGGGTGCATAAAAGAAAGTTTCTTGCAAATCCAAGAGTTGTGATATGTGTACCTGCAGGGGTTACACAGGTAGAAAAAAGAGCGGTTATCGATGTGACCAGAGAAGCTGGTGCCAGAGAGGCTTACCTTATTGAAGAACCTATGGCGGCTGCAATCGGGGCGGGCTTAAATATATTTGAGCCCGACGGTAATTTTATAATAGACATAGGAGGAGGGACTACTGAAATCGCAGTAATATCTCTAGGAGGAATAGTCAAGACCTCGTCTTTAAGAGTTGCAGGAGATAAATTTGACACTGCAATAGTTCAGTATGTGAGACAAAAGCATAACCTTCTTATAGGGGATAAAACTGCCGAAGAGATCAAGGTTAATGTAGGCAGTGCAATAGATTTAGAAGAGGAACTGACAATAGAGATAAGCGGAAGAAACGTTTTAAATGGACTTCCAAAGAATGTATCCATTAATTCCTCTGAAATAAAAGAAGCCTTAGACGAGATGATGCATCAAATTATAGAAGAGATAAAAGTTATATTAGAGAAAACTCCTCCTGAATTGTCATCAGATATAAAAAGAAAAGGGATAGTTCTTGTAGGAGGAGGAGCCCTTATAAGAGGAATAGACAAGAAAATTTCAGATGCTCTGCAACTTAGTGTACAGATAACTGAATTTCCTCTGAATGCAGTGGTGATGGGTATAGAGGAGTTATTAAAGAATTTTGAAAAATACAGAGAGGTTATTATTTCTCCAGAAACAGATTATTAA
- the scpB gene encoding SMC-Scp complex subunit ScpB — translation MNLKLYLESILLLSGEELKISELCKFFKKDHQEIVEILNEIKNERKNTGINVEINTENVYLTTNPASGEIIHKFFNQESKPKKLSGAALETLSIIAYRQPVTKSEIEGIRGVSAEGVIQNLEDKKLIRVCGKKESVGRPNLYEVTDRFFSYLKIDSIEELPNYDEVKRHIERENEDK, via the coding sequence ATGAACCTAAAACTATACTTAGAATCCATACTGCTCTTATCTGGAGAGGAACTTAAAATTTCGGAACTCTGTAAATTTTTTAAAAAAGATCACCAAGAAATTGTTGAAATACTGAACGAGATAAAAAATGAGAGAAAAAACACCGGAATAAATGTTGAGATAAATACTGAAAACGTCTATCTTACAACCAATCCAGCTAGCGGAGAGATTATACACAAGTTTTTTAACCAGGAGTCAAAACCTAAAAAACTCTCTGGGGCAGCCTTAGAAACGTTGTCTATAATAGCCTACAGGCAGCCAGTTACCAAAAGTGAGATAGAAGGAATAAGAGGTGTGTCTGCAGAAGGTGTTATTCAGAATTTAGAGGACAAGAAATTAATTAGAGTTTGTGGGAAAAAAGAAAGCGTAGGGAGACCAAATCTATACGAAGTAACAGATAGGTTTTTTAGTTATCTGAAAATAGATTCGATAGAGGAACTTCCAAATTATGATGAGGTGAAAAGGCACATTGAAAGAGAAAATGAGGATAAATAA
- a CDS encoding pseudouridine synthase translates to MRINKYLSSIGVASRREIDRLVEKGSIKVNGAIATPGMQVSESDTIEINGKKFRKNRGKVYFMLYKPTGVISAAKDDRGRKTVVDLVKYQERIYPVGRLDFDTEGLILLTNDGDFFNKIMHPKSEVYKEYHVDVMGKVNKLEIDKLKRGVRLEDGITLPAKVELLDSSHETSKLRISIREGRNRQIRRMCKAVGHPVTHLKREKIGELSLGRLKKGGFRELSKKEIEYLYSL, encoded by the coding sequence ATGAGGATAAATAAATATCTTTCTTCTATAGGGGTAGCATCTAGAAGAGAAATAGACAGACTTGTAGAAAAAGGGTCTATAAAAGTGAATGGTGCAATAGCAACTCCTGGAATGCAAGTGTCTGAATCAGATACCATAGAGATAAACGGAAAAAAATTCAGAAAAAACCGGGGAAAAGTTTATTTTATGCTTTACAAACCCACTGGAGTAATAAGTGCAGCAAAGGATGACAGAGGAAGAAAAACCGTAGTGGATCTTGTAAAATACCAAGAGAGAATTTATCCTGTAGGAAGACTTGACTTTGATACAGAGGGACTAATTCTTTTGACCAATGACGGAGATTTTTTTAATAAAATAATGCATCCCAAATCAGAAGTGTATAAAGAGTACCATGTAGACGTTATGGGAAAAGTAAATAAGCTTGAGATAGACAAACTAAAAAGAGGAGTAAGACTAGAAGACGGAATTACCCTGCCTGCTAAAGTTGAGCTTCTAGATTCTTCTCATGAAACATCAAAACTGAGAATATCCATAAGGGAAGGTAGAAATCGTCAAATAAGAAGAATGTGCAAAGCAGTAGGACATCCTGTGACTCATCTGAAAAGAGAAAAAATAGGAGAATTATCCTTGGGAAGATTAAAAAAAGGAGGGTTCAGAGAGTTGTCCAAAAAAGAGATCGAATACCTATACTCTCTGTAA
- a CDS encoding HAD-IB family phosphatase — translation MKKRIFLVDFDKTISDRDTTDAILERHNPDLLASTRKLFRKGEIDIKKYLQILVESLSMTEKEFEKEISVGIKIDSFFKDFFQKDHEIRIVSAGTYHNVISNLKKAGIKFPEEHIYSNILKFQGKKIKVEFPDADSFEGICKRRVVEKYKEEYKEVVFIGDGSSDYYGASKAHRVFAKKGLRLEEYCLANNIEYTSFESFEEIIKIYNI, via the coding sequence ATGAAAAAAAGAATTTTTTTAGTGGATTTTGATAAAACGATATCTGACAGAGATACTACAGATGCAATCTTAGAACGGCATAATCCAGACTTACTGGCATCTACCCGTAAGTTGTTTCGAAAAGGTGAAATAGATATAAAAAAGTATCTTCAAATCCTTGTAGAATCTCTTTCAATGACGGAAAAAGAGTTTGAAAAAGAGATCTCTGTTGGAATAAAAATAGATTCTTTTTTCAAAGATTTTTTTCAAAAAGATCATGAAATCAGAATTGTAAGTGCCGGAACTTACCATAATGTAATTTCAAATTTGAAAAAGGCAGGTATTAAATTTCCTGAAGAGCATATTTACTCGAATATACTAAAATTTCAGGGAAAGAAGATAAAGGTAGAGTTTCCTGATGCAGATTCTTTTGAGGGAATATGTAAAAGAAGAGTTGTGGAAAAATATAAAGAAGAATATAAAGAAGTTGTGTTTATAGGGGATGGATCGTCAGACTATTACGGGGCTTCTAAGGCACACAGAGTTTTTGCTAAAAAAGGACTCAGATTAGAGGAGTATTGCCTTGCAAATAATATTGAATATACTTCATTTGAAAGTTTTGAAGAAATAATTAAAATTTATAATATATAG
- the gatC gene encoding Asp-tRNA(Asn)/Glu-tRNA(Gln) amidotransferase subunit GatC — protein MSLTREEVLKVAKLARLEFKDEEIQKFQIQLNDILGYIDILDEVDTDGVEPLIHVNEGLGKLREDEIRKSFTVEEALKNAPQSEADTIIVPKVVGE, from the coding sequence ATGTCTTTAACAAGAGAAGAAGTTTTGAAAGTGGCTAAACTTGCCAGACTTGAATTTAAAGATGAGGAGATACAAAAATTTCAGATACAATTAAACGACATATTAGGATATATAGATATCTTGGACGAGGTAGACACAGACGGGGTAGAACCATTGATTCATGTAAATGAGGGATTAGGGAAACTGAGAGAGGACGAGATAAGAAAATCCTTTACTGTAGAGGAAGCCCTTAAAAATGCTCCTCAGTCAGAAGCAGACACTATAATAGTTCCAAAAGTTGTAGGAGAATGA